A stretch of the Natrinema pellirubrum DSM 15624 genome encodes the following:
- a CDS encoding PD-(D/E)XK nuclease family protein, with product MTSTLLTGSQHVHLEKAAFERAAEIAENSLGSVLYITRNDARRSEVEDNWATTHDPLSLRAETLDAVVREWYEHLHGPAQPLSGQLNRRLAEYALDRTTAETDGALAGEPASAALADSFSSRFSLFDDAGVGTADALAAEFEGSDLDDRIATATVDAYRHYRNLHVDYVDEWVCTRGEMFDAVATAEQSLSALSPELDVVILSGYHEFRPVERRLIERLVDELPMIALLPLHQDGRSGVDAVAEDALDVYEALDFETVELEPVDESGQAFGTITESLYRPDPDTVPAPDGLRWRELPTPEREIRFVARELRTELANGRDPDDLAVVVPGTEAYSGYIEDTFDTFDIPHVTTAASQLNRTFTGSVVHDLLNLAEPDPRAEDLTSLLANPLVDVVDTDQANAVTAAARRRDTVSVSPLLDDVDGEAAPLIEELLATLETLRTEDIEAATETLRRLLDDRFGLEAATEDYDSGAEQAVEQRAYDLVDEVLSSFESLAAVNSDLSPLALFTRAFDGVPIRVPQRAAGGHVEVMGLLDARMRSFEKVFLVGLTSGHFPVTPERPAFFEEMTDAHPRFDTGDERLRGRYLFATLLANVDELTITTPETGDDESAVVRSPVLDELQRVTGIEPEDGVDDRVGSREDLQRHVAATADRRAAVSRAGDRGDLSPEQTKRTDRGLHCADNRGTTGLSEHDGVLEPETVDEVYPPSAREPYSASRIERYVECGFKFYADEVLGIEDPDDVEVVPTPLETGSYVHDVLERFFADLQDETEDGVDLTEFDRNDLAIHLREIAVEELRVADFEYDGLFYERWKAELFAGLCDGESAPYEAGSKPHDAPEQGLFASFLDNELSRDGADRPHLFEAPFGEGLPDSDVGPFTVERPDGSTISIRGYIDRVDVSQGGEQPTLTLYDYKTGRAPYMTKTTGGTKFQLPIYLLAAAEVVDGDLFEQGSLSATYYQVRPPNDLKVPRGVESKFDSEVELRRFLNDVVPEWLGQIDEAIGNGRFHTTLLSASGANCRYCDYRRACDVRHHRKREFVDEVHKDDAAYVPLRVRDDEDIETVMSDD from the coding sequence ATGACCTCTACGCTCCTAACTGGTTCTCAGCATGTACATTTAGAGAAGGCGGCTTTTGAACGGGCTGCGGAGATTGCTGAGAATTCACTTGGGAGTGTTCTCTACATCACCCGGAACGACGCTCGTCGAAGTGAAGTTGAGGACAATTGGGCTACGACACACGACCCTCTCAGTCTTCGTGCCGAGACGCTCGACGCAGTCGTTCGGGAGTGGTACGAGCATCTCCACGGTCCGGCCCAACCGCTCTCCGGGCAGCTGAACCGTCGACTCGCGGAGTACGCGCTTGACCGAACAACAGCCGAGACAGATGGCGCTCTTGCTGGCGAACCAGCCTCTGCCGCCCTCGCTGATTCGTTCAGTAGCCGCTTCTCACTCTTCGACGACGCCGGCGTCGGGACTGCTGACGCACTGGCGGCGGAGTTCGAGGGCTCAGACCTCGATGACCGTATCGCGACAGCCACTGTCGACGCGTACCGACACTACCGGAATCTCCATGTCGACTATGTCGATGAGTGGGTCTGTACCCGGGGAGAAATGTTCGACGCCGTCGCAACGGCGGAGCAGTCATTATCGGCGCTCTCCCCGGAACTGGATGTCGTCATCCTTTCCGGGTATCACGAGTTCCGCCCCGTCGAACGCCGCCTCATCGAACGCCTTGTCGACGAACTTCCGATGATCGCACTGCTGCCCCTCCACCAAGATGGCCGGAGCGGAGTCGACGCCGTTGCGGAGGACGCCTTGGATGTCTACGAAGCACTTGACTTTGAGACAGTAGAACTCGAGCCTGTCGACGAGTCAGGGCAGGCCTTTGGAACGATCACCGAGTCGCTCTACCGCCCGGATCCCGACACCGTCCCTGCTCCAGACGGCCTCCGGTGGCGGGAACTCCCGACGCCTGAGCGCGAGATTCGCTTCGTCGCTCGCGAGCTCCGGACCGAGTTGGCCAATGGTCGCGACCCCGACGACCTGGCCGTCGTCGTCCCCGGGACCGAGGCCTATTCGGGGTACATCGAGGACACGTTCGATACGTTCGACATTCCGCACGTCACGACTGCCGCCTCACAGCTGAACCGGACGTTCACCGGGAGTGTCGTCCACGATCTCCTGAACCTCGCCGAACCGGATCCGCGGGCCGAGGACCTCACGTCCCTGTTAGCAAATCCACTGGTTGACGTCGTCGACACCGACCAAGCCAACGCCGTCACGGCAGCTGCTCGCCGGCGTGACACGGTTTCTGTGTCACCCCTGCTCGATGACGTCGACGGCGAGGCGGCGCCCCTAATCGAGGAGCTGCTGGCCACGCTAGAGACGCTCCGAACGGAGGACATCGAAGCCGCAACCGAGACGCTCCGACGACTGTTGGACGACCGATTCGGCTTGGAGGCGGCGACGGAGGACTACGATAGCGGCGCCGAGCAAGCCGTCGAACAGCGAGCCTACGACCTCGTGGACGAGGTCCTCTCCTCGTTCGAGTCGCTGGCGGCAGTCAATAGCGACCTCTCTCCGTTGGCACTGTTCACCCGTGCGTTCGATGGCGTGCCGATTCGGGTTCCACAGCGCGCTGCTGGCGGCCACGTTGAGGTGATGGGGCTGCTCGACGCCCGGATGCGCTCGTTCGAGAAGGTGTTCCTCGTGGGCCTGACGAGCGGGCATTTCCCGGTAACGCCGGAACGCCCGGCCTTCTTCGAGGAGATGACCGACGCCCATCCGCGGTTCGACACTGGCGACGAGCGCCTCCGGGGGCGCTATCTCTTCGCGACGCTCCTCGCGAACGTCGACGAACTCACGATCACCACACCAGAGACGGGCGACGACGAATCCGCCGTCGTCCGGTCGCCGGTGCTCGACGAACTCCAGCGCGTGACCGGCATCGAACCCGAAGACGGCGTCGACGACCGCGTGGGCTCCCGCGAGGACCTACAGCGGCATGTCGCTGCAACGGCCGACCGGCGTGCGGCAGTCAGCCGCGCCGGCGACCGAGGTGATCTCTCCCCCGAGCAGACCAAGCGCACGGATCGGGGACTCCACTGTGCGGACAACAGGGGAACGACTGGCCTCTCCGAACACGACGGCGTTTTAGAACCCGAGACGGTCGATGAGGTATACCCTCCGTCGGCGCGGGAACCCTACAGCGCGAGTCGAATCGAGCGATACGTCGAGTGTGGGTTCAAGTTCTACGCCGACGAAGTGCTCGGAATCGAGGATCCCGACGACGTCGAGGTCGTCCCTACGCCCCTCGAAACCGGATCGTACGTCCACGACGTCCTCGAACGGTTCTTCGCGGATCTACAGGACGAAACCGAAGATGGTGTCGACCTCACCGAGTTCGACCGGAACGACCTGGCGATACACCTTCGCGAGATTGCCGTCGAAGAACTCCGGGTTGCTGACTTCGAGTACGACGGCCTGTTCTACGAACGGTGGAAGGCGGAGCTGTTCGCGGGCCTGTGTGACGGCGAGAGTGCTCCGTACGAGGCCGGGAGCAAACCTCACGACGCGCCGGAACAGGGGTTGTTCGCTTCCTTCCTCGACAACGAACTCTCGCGGGACGGCGCTGACCGACCACACTTGTTCGAGGCCCCGTTCGGCGAGGGACTTCCCGACTCGGATGTTGGGCCGTTCACAGTTGAGCGACCGGACGGCTCGACTATCTCGATTCGGGGATACATCGACCGCGTTGACGTGAGCCAGGGTGGCGAACAACCGACGCTCACGCTCTACGACTACAAGACTGGACGGGCACCGTATATGACGAAGACGACCGGCGGAACGAAGTTCCAGCTCCCCATCTATCTGCTCGCTGCCGCCGAGGTCGTCGACGGTGACCTTTTCGAACAGGGTTCGCTCTCGGCGACGTACTATCAGGTGCGACCGCCAAACGACCTCAAGGTTCCACGCGGCGTCGAATCGAAGTTCGATTCAGAGGTCGAACTCCGCCGGTTCCTGAACGATGTCGTTCCGGAGTGGTTGGGCCAGATCGACGAGGCAATCGGCAACGGACGGTTCCACACGACGCTTCTGTCGGCCAGCGGAGCGAACTGCCGATACTGTGACTATCGTCGGGCGTGCGATGTCCGCCATCACCGCAAGCGGGAGTTCGTCGACGAGGTTCACAAGGACGACGCAGCGTACGTTCCGCTCCGTGTTCGCGACGACGAGGACATCGAGACGGTGATGAGCGATGACTGA
- a CDS encoding BrxA family protein: MNTLPDGDNGPPSLSRTFSPEEVNMDLTMCGLLPDRAEEIARLYREHGNWNQVKEIWFEERRANRSTKGSSQKIHRVLSSRFKNAPATLPNPSDLPAVLDTCSSSRDKAQVLYLYLVADDALVRYAVHEYARRLAEDFPEPLDFSNETLTSVLNQFEYTDETPFDYADSTTERWCEGLRSVMREIGVLENQQTVVGNPPSLGETPLLVAMGYSYEEGDEEWFESPTGLQYLFQPSARWEELYNRAAETEAWEFVDLHGSLQLRPTDEPYSSITSGGI; the protein is encoded by the coding sequence ATGAACACTCTACCGGACGGCGATAACGGACCGCCGTCTCTTTCCCGTACATTCTCTCCCGAAGAGGTCAACATGGATTTGACCATGTGCGGCCTCCTACCCGACCGAGCAGAAGAGATCGCTCGGTTGTACCGTGAACACGGGAACTGGAACCAGGTCAAGGAGATCTGGTTTGAGGAACGACGTGCGAACCGCAGTACGAAGGGGAGTTCCCAGAAGATACACCGCGTTCTCTCATCACGATTCAAAAACGCACCTGCCACCCTCCCTAATCCGAGTGATCTTCCCGCCGTCTTGGATACCTGTTCGTCATCGCGAGACAAAGCTCAAGTGCTCTACCTCTATCTAGTCGCCGATGACGCGCTCGTTCGATATGCTGTTCACGAATATGCCCGACGCCTTGCTGAGGACTTTCCCGAACCTCTTGACTTCTCTAATGAGACACTCACCTCTGTCTTGAATCAGTTCGAATACACTGACGAGACACCGTTCGACTATGCGGACTCAACGACAGAGAGATGGTGCGAAGGACTGCGGTCAGTTATGCGCGAGATCGGCGTCCTGGAGAATCAGCAAACGGTCGTCGGTAATCCACCATCACTAGGAGAGACGCCACTCCTTGTCGCAATGGGCTACTCGTATGAGGAAGGCGACGAAGAGTGGTTCGAATCACCAACTGGACTCCAGTACCTATTCCAGCCGAGTGCCCGTTGGGAGGAACTCTACAATCGGGCAGCAGAGACTGAGGCGTGGGAGTTTGTCGATCTCCATGGAAGTCTCCAACTGCGGCCGACCGACGAGCCGTACTCATCGATTACGAGTGGAGGGATCTGA